A window of Cellulomonas wangleii genomic DNA:
GGTCGTCGGACATGCGCTCGAGCAGGATCTCGAGGAAGCGGCTCAGGGAGTCGACGTCGAGGTCGCTGCCCGTGCCGTGCCCCAACTCCGCCTGGGCGGCGGCCAGCGCGCCCCGCAGCTCGCTCAGCCGGCGCCCGTGCTCGCGCGCGGCCAGGGCCAGCAGGAGGGCGTACTTGCTCTCGAAGTTGGAGTAGAAGGCGCCGCGGGTGAACCCCGCGCGCTCGCAGACGGCCTCGATCGAGGTGGCGTCGACTCCCTCGTCCGCGAAGAGGTCGAACGCCGCGTCGAGCAGCCGCTCGCGCGTGTGCTGCCGACGCGGCGAGACGGCCGGGTCCGCGGCAGGCGCGGGGGCGGCTCCGGTGCCCGCCATGCCCTCACACTCCTCCGGCCGGGTCCTTGCGTGACGAGGACGAGCGTAGCGGTTTCGATACACACCTGTATCGCATACAGTCCTGTATCGGCTCACCGTGCACGCGCGCCGACCGGACACCGTCGTCCTCCTACCCCACCGACCCAGGAGCCCCTGTGTCCTCTGCGCTCTACCGCCTCGGCCGCTCGGCATTCGCCCGGCGCCGCGCCGTCGTCGCCGCCTGGCTGGCGCTCCTCGTGCTCGTCGGGGGCGGCGCCCTGCTCCTCGGCGGCAAGCTCGACAACTCGGTGACCATCCCCGGGACCGAGTCGCAGGCCGCGCTCGACCGCCTCGCGGCGACGTTCCCCGAGGCCGCGGGCACGACGGCGCAGGTGCTCGTGGTCGGCGAGGACGGCGCGCAGGTCGACGACCCGGCCGTGGTCGACGCCGTCACCGACGCGGTGGGCGCGTTCGAGGACGTCGAGGGCGTCACGTCCGTCGTGTCACCCTTCGACTCCGAGGGGCCCGGTGCCACCCCGGTCAGCGACGACGGTGAGGCCGCACTGGTGACGCTCTCGCTCGAGGGCGAGGGCGTCGCGATCGGCGACGACGTCAAGGACGGCCTGCGCGACATCGCCGCCGACCTCGACACCGCGCTGCCGGACGGCTACGAGGCGACGATCGGCGGGCAGCTCTTCTCGCAGGAGTTCCCCGGCCTGACGATCACCGAGGCGCTCGGTGTCGCGGTCGCGTTCGTCGTCCTGCTGGTCACGCTGGGCTCGTTCGCCGCGGCCGGCATGCCGCTGCTCAACGCGCTGCTCGGCGTCGGGCTGTCCACGCTGCTCGTGCTCGTCGCGGCCGCCTTCACGTCGGTCACCAGCACCACGCCGCTGCTGTCGCTCATGCTCGGCCTGGCCGTCGGCATCGACTACGCGCTGTTCATCGTCTCGCGGCACCGCGAGCTGCTCGCCACGGGTCTGCCACCGCAGGAGGCCGCGGCCCGCTCCAACGCGACCGCGGGCTCCGCCGTGATCTTCGCGGGCCTCACGGTCATGATCGCGCTCGTGGGCCTCGGCGTCGCCGGCATCCCGTTCCTCACCGTGATGGGCGTCGCGGGTGCCGTCGCCGTCGGCATCGCCGTGCTGGTGTCCATCACGCTCGTGCCCGCGATGCTCGGGTTCGCCGGCGAGCGGCTGCGCCCGCGCCCCTCGCGCCGCGCCCGGCGCGCCGCGACGACCCCGGCGACGGGCACCCCGGCCGCCGCAGCGGCGCCCGCTGCCGCCCACGCCACGTCCGGCGACGACTGGGACCTGCCCCCGCACCACAACCGCTTCTTCGCCGGCTGGGTCCGCCTCGCGACCGCCCGCCCGTGGATCACCGTCGTGGTGACCGTCGGCGCGCTGCTCGCGCTCGCGTTCCCGGCGCTCGACCTGCGCCTCGCCCTGCCCGACGCCGGCGTCCAGCCCGAGGACTCGTCGGCGCGCGTCACCTACGACCGGATCACCGACCACTTCGGCCCCGGCGCCAACGGCCCGCTCGTGGTGACCGGCAGCATCGTCACCAGCGAGGACCCGCTGCAGCTCATGGAGGACGTCGCCGACGAGCTGCGCGCCCTGCCCGGCGTCGAGGACGTCCCGCTGGCCACGCCGAACGCGTCGATCGACACCGGCATCGTGCAGGTCGTGCCCACCACGGGGCCGACCGACCCGGAGACCGCCGAGCTGGTCAACGCGATCCGCGAGCTGCGCCCCCACATCCTCGACGAGTACGGCTTCGACCTGTCGGTCACGGGCTTCACGGCCGTCGGCATCGACGTGTCCGCCAAGCTCGGCGCGGCGCTGCTGCCGTTCGCGGTGTTCGTCGTCGGGCTGTCGCTCGTCCTGCTGACGATGGTGTTCCGCTCGATCGCGGTGCCGCTCAAGGCCACCCTCGGGTACCTGCTGTCGGTGGCCGCCGCGTTCGGCGTCGTCACCAGCGTCTTCGAGCACGGCGTGGGCGCCGACCTGCTGCACGTCGCCAAGCTCGGCCCGATCATCTCGTTCATGCCGATCGTCCTCATGGGCGTGCTGTTCGGGCTGGCGATGGACTACGAGGTCTTCCTGGTGTCCCGCATCCGCGAGGACTACGTG
This region includes:
- a CDS encoding TetR/AcrR family transcriptional regulator produces the protein MAGTGAAPAPAADPAVSPRRQHTRERLLDAAFDLFADEGVDATSIEAVCERAGFTRGAFYSNFESKYALLLALAAREHGRRLSELRGALAAAQAELGHGTGSDLDVDSLSRFLEILLERMSDDRRWRVISAELTLLAMRQPAIARHHHDLDRQMTDEVADEIERLMPVLGRRLVLPARQVLRVLTAGYMADLSAADLSGGPQPAARAREQAAAWLPTVVDRLTEPV
- a CDS encoding MMPL family transporter; this encodes MSSALYRLGRSAFARRRAVVAAWLALLVLVGGGALLLGGKLDNSVTIPGTESQAALDRLAATFPEAAGTTAQVLVVGEDGAQVDDPAVVDAVTDAVGAFEDVEGVTSVVSPFDSEGPGATPVSDDGEAALVTLSLEGEGVAIGDDVKDGLRDIAADLDTALPDGYEATIGGQLFSQEFPGLTITEALGVAVAFVVLLVTLGSFAAAGMPLLNALLGVGLSTLLVLVAAAFTSVTSTTPLLSLMLGLAVGIDYALFIVSRHRELLATGLPPQEAAARSNATAGSAVIFAGLTVMIALVGLGVAGIPFLTVMGVAGAVAVGIAVLVSITLVPAMLGFAGERLRPRPSRRARRAATTPATGTPAAAAAPAAAHATSGDDWDLPPHHNRFFAGWVRLATARPWITVVVTVGALLALAFPALDLRLALPDAGVQPEDSSARVTYDRITDHFGPGANGPLVVTGSIVTSEDPLQLMEDVADELRALPGVEDVPLATPNASIDTGIVQVVPTTGPTDPETAELVNAIRELRPHILDEYGFDLSVTGFTAVGIDVSAKLGAALLPFAVFVVGLSLVLLTMVFRSIAVPLKATLGYLLSVAAAFGVVTSVFEHGVGADLLHVAKLGPIISFMPIVLMGVLFGLAMDYEVFLVSRIREDYVHSGDARGAIASGFVGSAKVVTAAAVIMVAVFFAFVPEGDINIKPIALGLAVGVAVDAFVVRMTLVPAVLQILGDRAWWMPRRLDRALPSFDVEGEALHRELSMARWPEDPDVVVAARGLRLAAADGSDVLDLAVRRGDALVAHADEPARVAALLLTVAGRLAPAGGDLKVDGYLLPVRAAAVRRRVGYVDLRTEGVDALDAAVAEKPAVLAVDRTDLVTDPHERAHVAAALARAVDAGATLLLGVVGTGAADDLLPDGTTVTTLAPQTGVLA